The Acinetobacter sp. GSS19 genome includes a region encoding these proteins:
- a CDS encoding SulP family inorganic anion transporter gives MPVSRINLKQLIPASQWLRYYDAQSFRADLLSALIVIAMLVPQGMAYAMLAGLPPVMGLYASVFPMLVYALFGGSPTLSIGPVALISMMTYAALSPFYSVGSAAYIEAAMLLALLTGGISVLLGVLRFGFLIQLISHPVIKSFVIASAVLIALGQLKFLFDIPLQGDNLIKFVMSAWQHWPATNIESLLFGLAGLTFLLFTPLLLRSFLPFSGHTLDFMIKSLPLVMVLLSIAVVQFHWIDLQQLKTVGPIPQGFPPLHMPEWSLSMLLQLLPGAFMIAMISFVESLSIAQATALQKRSNLNNNQELIALGLANLSAGISSAFPVTGSLSRTVVNAEAGAKTPMAGVLSSLFIVIVGLFFTSIFTHLPLAILAATILVSIWKLVQFQTFFDTWRYSKADGLAMWITFFAVLLIDLSSGLLLGIISTFILMLWRISRPHVATLGLVEGTQHFRNISRHEVRTSPKIFSMRIDENLNFLNANSIKGYIITEVSQNPELQHVIINCSSISAIDLSALEMLEEVNDELEKLGIQLHLSEVKGPVIDKLNSAEFPQHLSGQIFLSHYLAVQALDPDIYGLQPKVR, from the coding sequence ATGCCTGTGTCCCGCATAAACCTGAAACAGCTGATCCCCGCCAGCCAATGGTTGCGTTATTATGATGCGCAAAGCTTTAGGGCTGACTTACTTTCGGCCCTGATCGTGATCGCCATGCTGGTGCCGCAAGGCATGGCTTATGCCATGTTGGCGGGACTTCCTCCGGTCATGGGTTTATATGCCAGTGTTTTCCCAATGCTAGTTTATGCCTTGTTTGGTGGTAGCCCGACCTTGTCGATTGGTCCGGTTGCCCTGATTTCCATGATGACCTATGCAGCGCTGAGTCCTTTTTATAGTGTTGGTTCCGCAGCCTATATTGAAGCCGCAATGCTGCTGGCCCTACTGACCGGTGGCATTTCAGTGTTATTGGGTGTATTGCGTTTTGGTTTTCTGATTCAGCTGATCAGCCATCCCGTAATTAAAAGTTTTGTGATCGCCTCAGCCGTACTGATTGCGCTGGGACAGCTCAAGTTTCTGTTTGATATCCCCTTACAGGGTGACAATCTGATCAAATTTGTCATGAGTGCTTGGCAACACTGGCCAGCGACGAACATAGAAAGCCTATTATTCGGCTTGGCCGGCCTGACCTTTTTATTGTTTACTCCGCTATTGTTACGGAGTTTTCTACCATTTTCCGGACACACGCTTGACTTCATGATCAAGTCATTGCCCCTCGTTATGGTGTTATTGTCGATTGCGGTGGTTCAGTTCCACTGGATTGACTTGCAACAACTCAAAACCGTCGGTCCTATTCCTCAAGGCTTTCCACCGTTGCACATGCCAGAATGGTCTTTATCCATGCTGCTACAACTGCTGCCAGGTGCATTTATGATTGCCATGATCAGCTTTGTCGAGTCTTTATCGATTGCACAGGCCACGGCTTTACAGAAACGTAGCAACCTGAATAACAATCAGGAGTTAATCGCCTTGGGACTGGCTAATCTCAGTGCGGGGATCAGTTCAGCATTTCCGGTCACTGGCAGTTTGTCACGGACTGTAGTGAATGCTGAAGCAGGTGCCAAAACACCCATGGCCGGTGTTCTGTCTTCGCTGTTTATTGTGATTGTCGGACTGTTTTTCACCAGTATTTTTACTCACTTGCCGCTGGCTATTTTGGCAGCTACCATTCTGGTCTCAATCTGGAAACTGGTGCAATTTCAGACTTTTTTTGATACTTGGCGTTATTCCAAAGCTGATGGTCTGGCCATGTGGATCACTTTTTTTGCAGTCTTGTTGATTGATCTGAGCAGCGGTTTGCTGCTCGGCATCATTTCCACTTTTATCCTTATGCTCTGGCGGATTAGTCGTCCCCACGTCGCTACACTGGGGCTGGTGGAAGGCACCCAGCATTTTCGTAATATTTCCCGTCATGAAGTACGGACGAGCCCCAAAATTTTTTCCATGCGGATTGATGAGAACCTGAATTTTCTGAATGCCAACAGCATTAAAGGCTACATTATTACCGAAGTAAGCCAAAATCCTGAGCTGCAGCATGTGATTATTAACTGTTCCAGTATCTCTGCGATTGATCTGAGCGCTCTTGAAATGCTAGAGGAAGTCAATGATGAACTGGAGAAACTCGGTATTCAACTGCATTTATCCGAGGTTAAAGGACCGGTGATTGACAAGCTCAACAGTGCAGAATTTCCCCAGCATTTATCCGGGCAGATTTTTCTTTCGCATTATTTGGCTGTCCAGGCGCTGGATCCTGACATATATGGACTGCAGCCAAAAGTCCGCTGA
- the sstT gene encoding serine/threonine transporter SstT — translation MSALFSRLGLVQRIMLAIVLGIAIAWLFPQFTPYLSLLGDIFIKALKSVAPILVFVLVMSSIANFKVGHGTHIRPVLILYVIGMLLAAISAVSASILFPSTLFLDIPAQSNLQPPGNLSEILKNLLLSFVTNPITALSEANFIGILAWAVGLGIGLRHASDQTKTTLQDFALAINQVIRWVIAFAPVGIFGLVAVTFADAGLATLSSYAHLLAVLLGTMLFVALVINPLIVWITIRQNPYPLVFTCLRESGLTAFFTRSSAANIPVNLDLAKRLGVNPSLSGIAIPLGATVNMGGAAVTITVLTLAAAHTLAIEVSLVSMLILSVVATISACGASGVAGGSLLLIPVACGLFGIPSEIAMQVVAIGMVISILQDSTETAINSSTDVLFTCAVDLISKK, via the coding sequence ATGTCTGCTCTCTTCTCCCGATTGGGTCTGGTGCAACGCATTATGCTTGCGATTGTGCTCGGTATTGCGATTGCATGGCTGTTTCCACAATTCACACCTTACCTCAGCTTATTGGGCGACATTTTTATCAAGGCCTTAAAATCGGTCGCACCGATTCTGGTTTTTGTATTGGTGATGTCTTCCATCGCTAATTTTAAAGTTGGTCATGGTACACACATCAGACCCGTGCTCATACTGTATGTGATTGGCATGTTACTGGCCGCCATCAGTGCGGTCTCTGCCAGTATTTTATTTCCAAGTACCCTATTTTTAGACATTCCGGCACAAAGTAACCTGCAACCGCCAGGAAACCTGAGTGAAATCCTGAAGAACTTGTTACTCAGCTTTGTCACTAATCCCATCACCGCGCTTTCTGAAGCAAACTTTATTGGCATTTTGGCTTGGGCTGTGGGTTTAGGTATTGGTTTACGTCATGCCAGTGATCAGACCAAAACGACTTTACAAGATTTTGCTTTGGCGATTAATCAGGTTATCCGTTGGGTGATTGCTTTTGCACCTGTGGGAATTTTTGGTCTGGTAGCCGTGACCTTTGCCGATGCTGGGCTGGCAACCCTGAGTAGCTATGCTCATCTTCTTGCTGTTTTGCTAGGCACCATGCTATTTGTTGCACTGGTGATCAACCCGCTCATTGTCTGGATCACGATCCGTCAAAATCCCTATCCACTGGTTTTCACCTGCTTGCGTGAAAGTGGCCTCACTGCCTTTTTTACCCGTAGTTCGGCAGCCAATATTCCAGTCAATCTGGATTTGGCCAAACGTCTGGGGGTAAATCCATCCCTGTCTGGGATTGCGATTCCACTCGGTGCAACCGTAAATATGGGAGGCGCGGCCGTGACCATTACTGTACTCACCTTGGCTGCTGCACATACTTTAGCTATTGAAGTGAGTCTGGTGAGTATGCTGATCCTTTCAGTAGTGGCGACTATTTCTGCCTGTGGTGCATCAGGGGTAGCTGGGGGTTCCTTGCTGCTGATTCCGGTCGCATGTGGCCTGTTTGGCATTCCGTCTGAAATCGCCATGCAGGTCGTTGCGATTGGTATGGTCATTTCAATTTTACAAGACTCAACAGAAACTGCCATTAACTCCTCAACTGATGTATTATTCACCTGTGCTGTTGATTTGATTAGCAAAAAATAA
- a CDS encoding YoaK family protein: protein MPLQHLPKWVQAGAFMLALNAGMVNVMGLLTVLHQSISHMTGNVSNIAMALIKADYAHVLYLALVLFCYVLGSFYSGVILGNSHFQFGHRYGIPLTLVGLFLLFCWVFVPYFPAYSLLWASAAMGVQNAMVSHYKGTIIRTTHLSGVLTDLGLAFGYLARGLHVDHRRIILHFLILLGFLVGGIIAAVLYPLLGLDSFLVPVALSMLLSLGYWAVYYFYFHYRSDV from the coding sequence ATGCCATTACAACATTTGCCGAAATGGGTTCAGGCGGGAGCCTTCATGCTTGCTTTAAATGCGGGCATGGTCAATGTAATGGGCTTATTAACGGTATTACATCAGTCCATCTCGCATATGACTGGTAATGTCAGTAATATCGCGATGGCGCTGATCAAGGCCGATTATGCTCATGTGCTCTATCTGGCATTGGTACTGTTCTGTTATGTACTGGGATCTTTCTATAGCGGAGTGATCCTGGGTAATAGCCATTTTCAGTTTGGGCACCGCTACGGAATTCCGTTGACACTGGTGGGGCTGTTCCTGTTGTTCTGCTGGGTTTTTGTGCCGTATTTCCCCGCCTACTCCCTGCTTTGGGCCAGTGCTGCAATGGGGGTACAAAATGCCATGGTCAGCCACTATAAAGGCACCATTATTCGAACCACACATTTATCCGGCGTACTGACCGATTTGGGACTGGCCTTTGGCTATCTGGCGCGTGGTTTACATGTAGATCATCGCAGGATTATTTTACATTTTCTGATTTTACTGGGCTTCTTGGTGGGCGGTATCATTGCGGCAGTGCTCTATCCCCTTCTCGGCCTGGATTCGTTTTTAGTGCCTGTGGCGTTAAGCATGTTGCTGAGTCTGGGCTATTGGGCTGTTTATTATTTCTATTTTCACTATCGTTCGGATGTTTAG
- a CDS encoding DUF2058 domain-containing protein, translating to MVKNALQAQLLKAGLVDNKKAKKLSKQAQHEQRTGQSNEAELKAELEKAQQEKLAKDQALNQEKQRQLEEKALKASIVQMINQHKIRDTDGEISYQFIDEDKIKKVYINQQIYNALVAGSLVIAKDQDRYACLPKALAERINEKMQGFIIVDNSEKNEQTTDEEDPYAAYVIPDDLMW from the coding sequence ATGGTTAAAAATGCGCTTCAGGCTCAACTGTTAAAAGCTGGTTTAGTGGACAATAAAAAAGCAAAAAAACTGAGCAAACAGGCTCAACATGAACAACGCACTGGACAAAGCAATGAAGCCGAACTGAAAGCCGAGCTGGAAAAGGCCCAGCAGGAAAAACTGGCCAAAGATCAGGCTCTCAACCAGGAAAAACAGCGCCAACTTGAAGAAAAAGCGCTCAAGGCATCAATTGTGCAAATGATTAACCAGCACAAAATTCGGGATACCGATGGTGAGATCAGCTATCAGTTTATCGATGAAGATAAAATCAAAAAAGTGTATATCAACCAGCAAATTTACAATGCACTGGTCGCTGGCAGTCTAGTCATTGCAAAAGATCAGGATCGTTATGCCTGCTTGCCTAAAGCATTGGCGGAACGCATCAATGAAAAAATGCAGGGTTTTATTATCGTCGATAATTCGGAAAAGAATGAACAGACCACAGATGAAGAAGATCCATATGCGGCTTATGTCATTCCGGATGATTTGATGTGGTAA
- a CDS encoding ABC transporter ATP-binding protein: protein MLKWFEKRVDAYPSKRLYEPLPKRFFAFIWQAAEGVRPYLLALVICTAGAAAFEAILFSQIGQLVDWLNTSKPEHFYENHRLNLIMLSVILFANIFFASLQSIVKHQILYSTFPMRLRWRFHNLLLRQSLDFFHNDFAGRLSAKVMQTALAVREFWVILGDIFAYVIVYFITISVVLGAISTQLILPLLIWLALFIVAATYFIPRLGKLSQEQADARAVMTGRVTDAYTNIQTVKLFAHAGRESQYAKQSMKEFMVTVYKQMRLGTQFDISIHILSAVLFIGVIGVAIHLWVNGQVGVGVIAATTAMILKLNSMAFFIMWQIAALFENIGTIQDGMHTLAKPITITDKPEAKPLQVSHGEIEFRNLQFAYNTKPVIENFNLHIRPGEKIGIVGRSGAGKSTLIQLLLHFYELKQGEILIDGQNIADVTQDSLRANIALVTQDTSLLHRTVAENIKYGRPDATDEEMQIAVAKAKADEFIPQLMDGRGQSGYDAYVGERGVKLSGGQRQRIAIARVFLKDAPILILDEATSALDSEVEAAIQSSLNGLMQDKTVIAIAHRLSTIAQMDRLIVLDQGQIAEQGTHEQLIAQNGIYAQLWQRQTGGFLLEQ, encoded by the coding sequence ATGCTGAAATGGTTCGAAAAGCGAGTTGATGCGTATCCCTCGAAACGTCTTTACGAACCTCTACCTAAGCGATTTTTTGCATTTATCTGGCAAGCCGCCGAGGGGGTTCGCCCGTATCTGCTGGCCTTGGTGATTTGTACTGCGGGTGCGGCAGCCTTTGAAGCCATCCTGTTTTCTCAGATCGGACAACTGGTGGACTGGCTCAATACTTCCAAGCCCGAGCATTTCTATGAGAATCACCGGCTCAATCTGATAATGCTCAGCGTGATTTTGTTTGCCAATATTTTCTTTGCCAGTTTGCAGTCCATCGTCAAGCATCAGATTCTGTACAGTACCTTCCCAATGCGTTTACGCTGGCGCTTTCATAATTTGTTGCTACGTCAGAGCCTGGATTTTTTCCATAATGATTTTGCCGGACGTCTGTCGGCCAAAGTCATGCAAACCGCTCTTGCCGTACGCGAATTCTGGGTCATCTTGGGGGATATCTTTGCCTATGTGATTGTGTATTTCATTACCATTTCTGTGGTCTTGGGTGCAATTTCTACGCAACTGATCTTGCCCCTGCTCATCTGGTTGGCCTTGTTTATTGTGGCCGCGACCTATTTTATTCCACGTTTGGGCAAACTTTCCCAGGAACAGGCTGATGCGCGCGCCGTAATGACAGGGCGTGTAACCGATGCCTATACCAATATCCAAACCGTTAAACTGTTTGCCCACGCTGGCCGTGAAAGCCAATATGCCAAACAATCCATGAAAGAATTCATGGTAACGGTGTACAAGCAAATGCGTCTGGGTACGCAGTTTGACATCAGTATCCACATCCTCAGCGCGGTTTTGTTTATCGGTGTGATTGGCGTGGCGATTCATCTCTGGGTCAATGGACAGGTGGGTGTTGGTGTTATTGCCGCAACTACAGCCATGATTTTAAAACTCAACAGTATGGCTTTTTTCATCATGTGGCAGATTGCAGCCCTGTTTGAAAATATTGGAACCATTCAGGATGGCATGCACACGCTAGCCAAGCCTATTACAATTACGGACAAGCCTGAAGCAAAACCATTACAGGTTTCACATGGTGAGATTGAGTTTCGTAATTTGCAGTTTGCTTACAATACAAAACCTGTCATTGAGAACTTCAACCTGCATATTCGTCCGGGTGAAAAAATTGGCATTGTCGGCCGTTCGGGTGCAGGAAAATCCACGCTGATTCAGTTACTACTGCATTTCTATGAATTGAAACAGGGTGAAATCCTGATTGATGGACAGAATATTGCCGATGTTACGCAAGACAGCTTACGGGCCAACATTGCATTAGTCACTCAGGATACCTCTCTGTTGCATCGTACCGTAGCAGAAAATATTAAATATGGCCGTCCCGATGCAACCGATGAAGAGATGCAAATTGCCGTAGCCAAGGCCAAAGCGGACGAATTTATTCCACAATTGATGGATGGCCGAGGACAGAGCGGTTATGATGCTTATGTGGGAGAACGTGGTGTGAAATTGTCCGGTGGTCAGCGTCAGCGTATCGCAATTGCCCGGGTATTCCTGAAAGATGCACCGATTCTGATTCTGGATGAAGCAACCAGTGCACTGGACTCAGAAGTTGAAGCGGCCATTCAATCCAGTTTAAATGGTTTAATGCAGGACAAAACAGTGATTGCAATTGCTCACCGCTTATCGACGATTGCGCAGATGGACCGATTGATCGTACTCGACCAGGGTCAAATTGCCGAGCAAGGCACACACGAACAACTGATCGCACAAAATGGAATTTATGCCCAGCTTTGGCAACGTCAAACGGGCGGTTTTTTGCTAGAACAATAA
- a CDS encoding MaoC family dehydratase, producing MLYLEDLQVGDRFISRKYEMKLDEILKFAQMYDPQPFHLDEEEAQQHPIFQGLAASGWHTSAVVMRLWTECFPVVHGLIGAESSVRWPRPTRPGDQIHVEVEISEIQPSKNKADRGLVSYNSQAFNQNGEVLMNSTTKILVFRRSLAETVN from the coding sequence ATGCTGTATCTGGAAGATTTACAGGTAGGTGATCGCTTTATCAGCCGCAAATATGAAATGAAACTGGACGAAATTCTGAAATTCGCTCAGATGTATGATCCTCAACCTTTCCATCTTGATGAAGAGGAAGCTCAGCAGCACCCTATTTTTCAGGGGCTTGCTGCTAGCGGCTGGCATACATCCGCTGTCGTGATGCGATTATGGACGGAATGTTTTCCTGTCGTGCATGGTCTGATCGGTGCTGAATCCAGCGTGCGCTGGCCTCGACCGACACGCCCGGGCGATCAGATCCACGTAGAAGTGGAAATTAGTGAAATCCAGCCATCGAAAAACAAAGCTGACCGAGGTTTGGTTAGCTATAACAGTCAGGCATTTAACCAGAATGGTGAAGTCCTGATGAATTCGACCACCAAAATTCTGGTGTTCCGACGTAGTTTGGCTGAAACTGTAAATTGA
- the gcvH gene encoding glycine cleavage system protein GcvH — protein sequence MHHPSDLKYANTHEWVKIEGDLVITGISDHAQDALGDLVYVETPEVGSRVTAGEQAGVVESVKTASDIHAPVSGVVVEVNTALEDDPDFVNEDPYGKGWIYKIKADNLADIEQLLSNQDYEAGL from the coding sequence ATGCATCATCCTTCAGATTTGAAGTATGCAAATACACATGAATGGGTAAAAATTGAAGGTGATCTTGTGATTACGGGTATCTCAGACCACGCGCAGGATGCTTTAGGTGATCTGGTCTATGTTGAAACCCCGGAAGTCGGTAGCCGTGTGACTGCAGGTGAACAGGCCGGTGTTGTGGAATCTGTTAAAACGGCTTCTGATATTCATGCACCGGTATCTGGTGTCGTGGTTGAGGTCAATACTGCGCTTGAAGATGACCCGGATTTTGTCAATGAAGATCCGTATGGCAAGGGCTGGATTTATAAAATTAAAGCAGACAACCTGGCAGATATTGAACAGCTACTTTCAAACCAGGATTATGAAGCGGGCTTATAA
- a CDS encoding universal stress protein gives MTFQHILVPVDDSDISQAAIKQAIQMAKAFNSKITAVCVIAVDPFVGVDFYNVTPVITEYFIQAEAHAKKVLARIESICAQAGIASENRIIKGEPTETGIVHVAHEIGADLIVIGSHGRTGLKKLMLGSVAQDVLNKTHIPVLVVK, from the coding sequence ATGACCTTTCAACATATCCTTGTACCTGTAGATGATTCAGATATTTCTCAGGCAGCAATCAAACAGGCCATTCAGATGGCGAAAGCCTTTAACAGTAAAATTACGGCTGTGTGTGTCATTGCAGTGGATCCATTTGTAGGTGTCGATTTTTATAATGTCACCCCTGTCATTACAGAATATTTTATTCAGGCTGAAGCTCATGCCAAAAAAGTGCTAGCCCGAATTGAAAGTATTTGTGCGCAAGCTGGAATTGCTTCAGAGAACCGAATTATTAAAGGTGAGCCGACTGAAACCGGTATTGTGCATGTTGCGCATGAGATTGGTGCCGATTTGATCGTGATTGGTTCACATGGTCGTACGGGCTTGAAAAAATTAATGTTGGGTAGTGTTGCTCAGGATGTTTTAAATAAAACGCATATTCCGGTTTTAGTTGTTAAATAA
- a CDS encoding thioesterase family protein, with amino-acid sequence MSAYYQLIQRDQDSNGQVTAHYRSTLHAQGAWNTHEQHMAPATGIVCAELEQFMPRSDMRIGRISLDIFGLIAFGDFSIQTRIIRPGKTIELIEAEMQANGKTCIIARAWRMLIQDSTNIAGLEDHPVEHPENLPVWQGIKRWPGGFIQSVEARTDQHRPGKGIVWLHTQTQMIEGQQTSDFVRLMGLVDTANGVVPRQQNEFEWMFPNLDLQIHLYRWPQGEWLGIQAVQQYGQDGIGLTSAVLHDVHGPFGRSEQILTLRKMSA; translated from the coding sequence ATGTCAGCATATTATCAACTGATCCAACGTGATCAAGACAGCAACGGTCAAGTGACCGCCCATTACCGTTCCACTCTTCATGCACAAGGTGCATGGAATACCCATGAACAGCATATGGCTCCAGCTACCGGCATTGTTTGTGCTGAGCTGGAACAATTTATGCCACGTTCGGATATGCGAATTGGCCGGATCAGTTTGGATATTTTTGGTCTGATTGCCTTTGGTGATTTTAGCATCCAGACGCGAATTATTCGCCCCGGTAAAACCATTGAATTGATTGAAGCTGAGATGCAGGCGAATGGAAAAACCTGCATTATCGCACGCGCATGGCGCATGTTGATTCAGGACTCGACCAATATTGCCGGTCTGGAAGACCATCCTGTCGAACATCCGGAAAACCTGCCAGTATGGCAGGGGATTAAACGCTGGCCAGGCGGTTTTATTCAAAGCGTTGAAGCGCGAACTGACCAGCACCGGCCGGGTAAGGGAATTGTATGGTTACATACTCAAACCCAAATGATTGAAGGGCAGCAAACTAGTGATTTTGTCCGCCTGATGGGCTTGGTGGATACGGCAAATGGGGTTGTACCAAGACAACAAAACGAATTTGAATGGATGTTCCCGAATTTGGATCTACAGATTCATCTTTATCGCTGGCCACAAGGTGAATGGCTGGGTATTCAAGCTGTACAGCAATATGGACAAGATGGTATTGGTCTGACGAGCGCCGTGCTGCATGATGTGCATGGACCCTTTGGACGCAGTGAACAAATCCTTACCTTGAGAAAGATGTCAGCGTAA
- a CDS encoding cupin domain-containing protein, with the protein MAHNSMIRVNDDLSVATIVHARQQPWIDSPAQGVKRRILYRVGNEKARATSIVEYAAGSQFPQHIHSGGEEFLVLKGIFQDEHGDYPAGSYVRNPPGSMHTPRSDQGCTILVKLWQFRQDDHQRISILPSNDMIFSTQHDHSMVLFDQFDEEVRLESWCANTTRTILNPSGLEVFVVSGSFQSGPEIMETWSWIRLPAGMPLELKVGAQGACVWIKSAPLEHINVCRFEIE; encoded by the coding sequence ATGGCACATAACTCTATGATTCGCGTGAATGATGATCTGTCAGTAGCAACGATTGTACATGCTCGCCAACAACCATGGATCGATAGTCCAGCACAAGGCGTGAAACGCCGAATTCTCTATCGGGTCGGCAATGAAAAAGCGCGTGCCACCTCGATCGTTGAATATGCAGCAGGCAGCCAATTCCCTCAACATATTCATAGTGGTGGTGAGGAGTTTCTAGTTCTTAAAGGGATTTTTCAGGATGAACATGGAGATTATCCAGCAGGCAGTTATGTACGAAATCCTCCAGGTTCAATGCATACACCACGCTCGGATCAAGGCTGCACTATTTTAGTCAAATTATGGCAATTTCGGCAGGATGATCATCAGCGCATCAGTATCCTCCCTTCAAATGACATGATTTTCTCCACGCAACACGACCACTCCATGGTTCTTTTCGATCAGTTTGATGAAGAAGTTCGTCTGGAAAGCTGGTGTGCGAATACCACACGGACAATTCTCAATCCATCGGGGTTGGAAGTGTTTGTAGTCTCTGGCTCATTTCAGTCCGGTCCGGAAATCATGGAAACCTGGTCATGGATCCGTCTACCCGCAGGAATGCCACTGGAATTAAAAGTCGGTGCACAAGGGGCCTGTGTCTGGATTAAAAGCGCACCTTTAGAACATATCAATGTATGCCGCTTTGAAATTGAATAA